The genomic segment tttagtgcatatttatgtattataatatggattttttcgttaaattaatcggtaattcaaaatattagctCAAGAAAATTTGTTCCGACCATGTTTTATCATTTTCCGACCGTACTATTTAAGATTTCGATAGATACGTCGATATCGTCTTTATCTATATACCGTGCGATTAATAGCTATTGTACGACTGGTACTTAAAGTCTCAAATCTGTGGTAACAACTAATTGGACAGTTAGTGTTACATTGTAATCGCGTTTATTTCATAAAGTTCGTATTTTTGTTTGTTCAAGaagtgttaaaaaatgtttggaacATGGTTTTTTTTGCCAtttcttttagtatttttggATAGTTTTTAGagcattcaaattttaaatccatccctacagttattacttattggtaataagtaataaatatgttttgataCCTATAGTTTTCATTTATCATTAAAGCTCTTACAAATGAGTGAAATGGGTATGATTTggtgcattttaatattaatatagttattactttactatattattatttactcagaCTCATAGTCATTAACatctatataatctataacaCAAAATCTATCTAACTTTCTACTTCAAAGACTCAACTCTTAAATTACTTCATCTGGTATAATTTTGACGTTGACATGTCAATTAGACAAATCCATTTAGTCTATTCTGATCCCACATGGGTAAGATCTCACGCAGATATTTTggataattatagttaaattatagctattttattaaaattatagtataatagtcaTTTAAGCATTAAGcaaatacctataggctataatagctcttaattattaatgttacttgatataatgtttataatattactcgacatcaatttaaaatagttgattttctgaattctaaaaataacgatatacgaacaaaataattgaaataatgaattaattaattagtatcaAGTAATTTGAAcaatcatatataaaaaaaaaggtcaagagctactactttaataatattaacactaaattatcgtatatttaaatatcacatGATGCCTATTCATGATTGCAATAACCTCATAAGTCTTAActgtaattttaatgtttttatggcgattaattttattttgtcagtcatattttataaaaataatatattttattgatgaatCCTAATAttgagtaagtacctactataaccgTTAATTAGTGCCTCTTCGATCTTATTTctgtttatactatttatacaaaatattgaggataataaataaattttatctaCTAGAATTCATGGATCATACGAAGCATTAAAAGGAGGTAGCACATGTGAGGCTATGGAGGATTTTACTGGTGGTGTGTCAGAAATGTATGAATTAAATGAAGTTCCAGCCAATTTATTCACGATCATGCTGAAAGCTTTTCAACGTCAATCACTAATGGGTTGTTCTATTgaggtaaaataaaacaaatataagtattggatttaataaaagtttgaaaaataatttttatgcaaagcatcattgattatgaatatgTACTATAGATTGCTCACTACAGTACAAAatatgctacactaaatttacTAGTGATCCTAGTGTTATCATCCAAAACTGGCAGAGCGGCATATCTTATAACCTGGCCGCCCAATCAGTTCTGGATAATAACACCAGGAACCCTAGTAAATTTAGCGCAGTGTATTTGTACCTACCGCAGTGAGCGATCTATAGTATTCATAATCGCAATGATAGTATATAATCTTACTTCATACAGGGTTATTGTCCTTAATCACTGGTTCTATGGCTTGGAGAGGTAATACAACTAGTACAGCCTATGTTTACTCTCCCTACGTCCCAAGAGTTTATTctgctttattataatttagagtaaaatattatgtatagttaaataaaaaaatattctatttttatgtaattttaattagtttaaacagttgatttatcaacaataataatattgttacttgcATAGCTATAATCTAACAGCCCTGATttttccccccaaaaaaaaattgtaccttatttcactttttattatgtccagaaaatatgatttaattttgtcatttgttatttttaaggcTGATCCAAGCGTTACTGAGATGGAAACACCACAAGGATTGGTTAAAGGTCATGCGTACAGCATAACCAGGGTAACATACGTGGACATTACAACTCCAAATACAACTGGCAAAATACCTCTGCTCAGACTTCGAAATCCATGGGGTAATGAAGCAGAATGGAATGGCCCGTGGAGTGATAAGTaagcattatttaatatttaaagacgttgttctattatattattattgacctgGTAGAgcataaaagtattattaatattgattattataatatttatataattattgataaaaattctaaatcttTTTTATAGATCAGCTGAGTGGAGGTTTATATCTGAGTCGGACAAACAATCTTTAGGTTTGATATTTGATGCTGATGGTGAGTTTTGGATGTCATACAaagattttgtcaaatttttctCTCGGTTGGAAATTTGCAATTTGAATCCTGATGTGCTAACTAAAGAACAACTTGGTGAAGACTCTAATAAAAGATGGGAAATGAGTGTGTTTGAAGGTGAATGGGTCCGAGGTGCTACTGCTGGTGGATGTCGTAATTTTCTAGGTATAGTTTAAGAAactattatcaacatttatagtaatataacaataatttatatttgttgccTTGTCTTTAGATACATTTGCAAGTAACCCACAGTATCGTATTACATTAGAAGATCCTGATGAAGAGGACGATGAGCGTAAATGTACCGTAATTATTGCTTTGATGCAAAAAAATAGACGTGCCCAACGAAAGATTGGAGCTGAATGTTTAACAATTGGATTTGCTGTATATcaggtatcaaaaaaaaaaaaaaaacacaaatgtttatctaaaaatatatgcttaaaattttagaaatgcaataggtaataggtatgcagcttaattatttgaataacatatgaaaaaaataacattttttttagctcaTCAACCCAGATTCTTTACCGAAACCCCTTgacacaaatttttttaagtataatgcGTCTACAGCAAGAAGTCCTACTTTTATTAACTTGCGAGAAATCAGTAGTCGATTCAGTCTACCACCTGgtacatattgtattgtacctTCAACCTTTGACCCAAATGACCAAGGTGAATTTTTACTTAGAGTATTCTCAGAACATGAAAATAACATGGCGtaagtgataattattataagttcttcaaatgtattgttattctaatcgacaatatttttatagggAACTTGATGATGAAGTAGGAATGGGAGAAGTTGATGTGAAGGTAGTACTAATATGctttaatcattattgtttgtattagaaataattaactTACATAACATgactataaaatttgttttagattaaAGAACAAGAGCCTGAGCCAGATAAAGTTGATAAAGCTAATGAGAAAATTAAAGAATTCTTCCTTAAATTGGCTGGTATTGACCAAGAAGTCGATTGGATGGAACTTAAAGATATTTTGGACTATGCTATGAGAAATGGTaggttaaaaatctataaacaagtgtacatattcaaaataaaatatgtacctactacaatacatttttatttgcaaatatattattcaaaatatatttttacttaaaagcACAACAAGGGTAAATTAATACTGATGTCTTATAAACTTAATTACATAGACATAACATAGTTTGTttcctaattaaaatataatgtattgtacatGAAAAGATGCCACACATTGAATGCTATctccaatatatatttttttaaagtatgattttatttactGTGTTAATACACAAGTATtaagttttactattttactattattattattttttttttttaattttaaactttgtaaTCTATAATCCATTAGcttttcatttaatattgtattattttagttacctaccttcaataaaataaagaatCTTAAATTCCTTTGTTTTtgctttcaaaatttcaaatgtattgtaGGTGTcttgtaaaatttttaatttttacgacaCAGATTATCTTAGgtgtatattttcattaaattctcAAAGCAAAATTAATGCAATGAATCAGTGTGTGGCAGatctctaaataataa from the Acyrthosiphon pisum isolate AL4f chromosome X, pea_aphid_22Mar2018_4r6ur, whole genome shotgun sequence genome contains:
- the LOC100166784 gene encoding calpain-A isoform X2, producing MEGFKDQVMNLLNGSEALSGDKIMSVISELQPVLPSLKHLKVIGERGSGFRPRAGDVQDFEVLRDQCIQRGALFEDPDFDTVDSSLFYSKSPDKRFEWRRPSEIASNPQLFIEGASRFDVQQGELGDCWLLAAVANLTLNEKLFYQVVPNDQGFDNKYAGIFHFRFWQYGRWVDVVVDDRLPTYHGKLIFLHSATENEFWSALLEKAYAKIHGSYEALKGGSTCEAMEDFTGGVSEMYELNEVPANLFTIMLKAFQRQSLMGCSIEADPSVTEMETPQGLVKGHAYSITRVTYVDITTPNTTGKIPLLRLRNPWGNEAEWNGPWSDKSAEWRFISESDKQSLGLIFDADGEFWMSYKDFVKFFSRLEICNLNPDVLTKEQLGEDSNKRWEMSVFEGEWVRGATAGGCRNFLDTFASNPQYRITLEDPDEEDDERKCTVIIALMQKNRRAQRKIGAECLTIGFAVYQLINPDSLPKPLDTNFFKYNASTARSPTFINLREISSRFSLPPGTYCIVPSTFDPNDQGEFLLRVFSEHENNMAELDDEVGMGEVDVKIKEQEPEPDKVDKANEKIKEFFLKLAGIDQEVDWMELKDILDYAMRNDVASNTAAGDNLLINLLQTFCESFCQGSPLASTFKMEKAGFSKDVCRSMIAMMDWDRSGKLGFEEFKSLWIDIRQWKTVFKMYDKESKGYINGFELRQALNSVGYHLNTHILNIMCHRYATKDGNIMFDDFIMCAVRLKTMIDMFKERDPDNKNIASFTMEEWVEKTLYS
- the LOC100166784 gene encoding calpain-A isoform X3; translated protein: MPYRQGKTLVYYIGERGSGFRPRAGDVQDFEVLRDQCIQRGALFEDPDFDTVDSSLFYSKSPDKRFEWRRPSEIASNPQLFIEGASRFDVQQGELGDCWLLAAVANLTLNEKLFYQVVPNDQGFDNKYAGIFHFRFWQYGRWVDVVVDDRLPTYHGKLIFLHSATENEFWSALLEKAYAKIHGSYEALKGGSTCEAMEDFTGGVSEMYELNEVPANLFTIMLKAFQRQSLMGCSIEADPSVTEMETPQGLVKGHAYSITRVTYVDITTPNTTGKIPLLRLRNPWGNEAEWNGPWSDKSAEWRFISESDKQSLGLIFDADGEFWMSYKDFVKFFSRLEICNLNPDVLTKEQLGEDSNKRWEMSVFEGEWVRGATAGGCRNFLDTFASNPQYRITLEDPDEEDDERKCTVIIALMQKNRRAQRKIGAECLTIGFAVYQLINPDSLPKPLDTNFFKYNASTARSPTFINLREISSRFSLPPGTYCIVPSTFDPNDQGEFLLRVFSEHENNMAELDDEVGMGEVDVKIKEQEPEPDKVDKANEKIKEFFLKLAGIDQEVDWMELKDILDYAMRNDVASNTAAGDNLLINLLQTFCESFCQGSPLASTFKMEKAGFSKDVCRSMIAMMDWDRSGKLGFEEFKSLWIDIRQWKTVFKMYDKESKGYINGFELRQALNSVGYHLNTHILNIMCHRYATKDGNIMFDDFIMCAVRLKTMIDMFKERDPDNKNIASFTMEEWVEKTLYS